A segment of the Capnocytophaga sp. ARDL2 genome:
CCATTTACTGACTTACCTCCACTAAAAACATTTTCTATAACTAAAACTTGATTATGAGTTAACTTTCCATTTTTATCTCTAATCCCTCCTTGAACATAATCTTTAGCTGAAACATATTTAGTGGGTAAGTATTTCTTATAATGATCTAAATCTATGATTAACAATTTTCTAGTACTCTTGTTAAATGTTATTTTCACCTCCTCTCCATCAGGATCAATAAAGTTTATTGGATTATTAGCAGTATAAACATAACCTCCAATATTCCTGTATTTCTCCGCCAACGGATCCACACTCACAAAAACCGACAACCTCGAATCATAATACCTCGCTCCATAGTAACTCATCCCTGTCGCTTCATCGAGTTCTTTAGCGTTGAATTTATACCCATTGTTGAAATTCGTCGTTTGGTTGTGTTCTACCATTGTTTCACCAAAAGGCAAATAATCATAATATGCTACTGGTCGTTCGATATCATCTGTAACGTAAGTACTTGAATTTAAGTGGTCGCCGTGGTAGTAATAAACTCTGTCCAACGATGGTTGTACGGGTTCGAGACTTATAAACTTATCTTTCACAAACTTTTTATTTTATCTAAACAACGAGGTAAATGTAATGATTTTTAGCAAAATAAAAAATGTTTAAAAAAAAATGAAAGGCAAACGGCTAACATCCTACCGATATTCAAAGAAATTCACTCCGCCAGGTTTACAGCTTGGCGGATTTTGGGGTTAATTACATCTCTTAGTTTTTTTAGCCATTTCTACCATTCTTTGATAAACACGACCACTGTTTGTATATTTTTCTTGTAGTATTTTATTTGATTTTAAACAAATTACATATATTGCTCCTTTTTCTTTATCGTCATAAATATCCTTTCCATCTAAAGGAGACAAATCTTCAAATTTTATCATACCTTTTTCTAATTTATAAAATGTTGAGTCTATCAAATTGTGTTTTTTCAACATTGTATAAACATCGTTTTTTGGGGTATTTGTAAATTTACTACCAATAAAAAACAAATCATCACCATACAAATAATATTTTTCAGGATACATACCGTACCCATCGTCATCAAGAATAACCTTATTAATATATCTATTTACAAAAAACATTTCTACATTTTCTTGAGTTTTGTAATTTGATACATCAAAAATATTGTCTTTTATTTTTGGTTTATATTTTTTAATAAAATGTTCTACTGCTTTTAAATGAGGTTCTTGAATATTATCTTTTCCTCTTGTTGATACACAACTATACAATAATAATGTGAAAACTATTATAGTCATTTTAAAACTAGTTTCTTTTGTATCTTTTTTCGACTCCATATTGATTGTATAAAAAATTTAATGTTTTTCCAAAAACATAATGAGGAATTATTTTATGCCTAGCCCTTTCTCTATCTTGACTACTAGGATCGTCATCATTTGGATGAGTATGAAAATGAATTTTAGTGTATCTACCTCTTCCTACAAAACCGTTCAAAAACTCATCCCTTACTCTAGTATTTTTATTCATTCGAATTGAATAAGAAAGATCTTTCTCATTTTTTAAATGTGGTTCTATCAAATAGTTCTTAACTTCTTCTTCCAATCTATTACCCAATCCATATCCAGAAATTTCTACTCCGACTACTTTCGAATAATTTTGAATAAAGTTTTGAATCTGAGTTTCACTTAAATTAGGATTTTCATTATTCTCTAAGCTAATTACATTATAATTCTCCTTAAAGTTTATACCATCTTATAATATTCCTTTTGGCACATTATCAATTGCTACTTCATTTTCTCCTCTTTTATTTGTTATCAAAAGTCTATCAAAATCGTCATCGGTCAATTGATGTAATGTAATTTCTCCTGTATCTTTATTAATCCTATAGTCATGGTCAGCCATTCCAGTAGGATCAACTTTATTAATGGGATTGTTACTACAATACTGATAAGGCGTCATTGTTTCCTCCGCCAAGGGATCAACCGAAATCCAAACACTCAACCTCGAATCATAATACCTCGCTCCGTAATAATGCTTATAAGAATGTATATCATCATCTTACCCTTTTACAATTGTCTCCACCGTCTGTTTTAGTAAAATCTTATGAGTATCGGTTTCGAGAAATTGATTGATAAAATAGACCGCCTTAGGTTTTTCATATTTTGACAAATCGCTAAAAATATCTTCTGAAATCGAATATTCATCGCCTTCGATAATCAAAACTACTTTTTCTCCTAACAGCTCATCTGGAATTCCTGCTACAAAAAATCTACGATGGATGTATTTTGACAATTTATCCTCTACCGCCTCGGGATTGATTTTCACTCCCCCACTGTTTATGATAAAATCGGCTCTTCCTTTCCAATGAAAACTGTTGTCGCCTATCAAATCTACTACATCATTGGTAGTGATTTTCCCATCGGGTAAAAATTCATTGGCAATCACTAAACAATTGCGATGGTCTGTTGAAATGTTCACATGAGGCAAACTACGAAAAACAGTGTCATCAATCGATTTTATAGCAATATGCGTGGCAGTTTCTGTCATTCCGTAGGTTTCAAAGGCTTGGACATTTTTCGATAACAATTGTTCTCGTAGTTTGTCGGATAATTTGGCTCCTCCGATGATAATTTTTCTACATTTTTCTATTTCGTGTAACGAATGTTCTACTTGCATAGGTACCATTGCTACAAAATCAAATACTGAATCTTGATTTTGCAAAGGCGTACTCGACGCTGGTTGCACCACAAGATGCCAACCGTTGACCATTGCTCTGACTACCATCATCTTTCCTGCAATATATCGAGAAGAAAGGCATAACAAGACTTGACTTTTTTCGCCTAATTGAAAAAATTCTGCCGTTGCCCTTGCAGACTGAAACATAGCTTTTTTAGACAATAATATTTCTTTAGGTGTACCCGTCGAACCAGAAGTATGAATACTGACAAATTCTTCCTCAGACAACCATTCTTTGACTGATTCTGAAAATTCTATCCAATGAGTATCAGTTGAATGTTGCCAAAAGTAGCCATCCTTTTTCCATTTATCCAATGAAAAAAGTTCGTCGTTTATTGAAAAATTGGAGTTTAATTGCATAATTATTATTTGGGAAAGCAATTCGTATATTTTTTACCACATAAAAACATAGCTTTCTTACCACTGAGAACCTAAGATTTTTTTAGATAGCAAAAACACTACGCTTTTTTTTACCCTTCTCGTTCATTTCTCTATTTTACTCAGATATTTCTAATATGATAAAAAAACAGTATTTAAAACCAATTAAATACAGTGTATTTAAAGCTGATTATCAACGAGATTGTTTTTTGATACTTTATAAAAAAATAACTCATTAGTAATATCATCCTCTAAACGATAGCAATTTCCCAAACGACAATTTAAACTTAAATCGCTTGTGAAAGAAATACAGCAGTAAAGGAAAGATGACAAATACTGGAATAAATATTTCAAATGTAGAATTTAAACCATTTTCGTAAATAAATACCGATGGTACTTGAAACACAGAGTCTGAAGAAGTTACCAACAAACTTCCTATCAAATTGTTTGCTGCATGAAAACCTATTGCCAATTCGCTTCCTTCGTCCAAAAGTGTCAACGCTCCTAAAAACAATCCAGTACCTATGTAATATATCATTACGGTTACACCCATCGCCTGAGCCTCTGGGTTGGAAATATGCATCAATCCAAACAATACCGATGGAATAATCCACGCCAAAATCCTGACACCTGTCAAAGCAAATACTCCTTGCGTCATATATGAGCGAAACATCAATTCTTCACAAGTAGTCTGAATCGGTACTAAAATGATTGCTATGAGAAACAAAGGAAAAAATTTATTTATATCAAATTGAATAATAAACTTTTCAGGGTCTAAAACATATTCTATTCCCAACATACAAATCATTAATACTGCCCAAGTGAAAAATGCGGTAAATATCCTTTTGAAATCTATGTTCTCTCTCGAAGTAATCAGTTGTGTAATTGATTGTTTGTGAACCAAAATCGACCAAATCAACAATCCAATCAATAGGAAAACAAAGGGAATCAACATAAAGAAAAATGTCATATTCTGCCCCATTTGCTTTGCCATAGTAGCAATCATATCGGCTGTGTCCATACCCCTAGAAGCCAATAAATTTGCTCCAAAAAATAAACAAATTGCAATAATACCTATTGCATATAAAATTTTTGAGTTTCCGTCTTTTTTAACTTGATTTAAAAACATTTTTTCTTATTTTTGGGCTAAATTACAAAAAAATATGATACAAATTATTCACAATCCTCGTTGCAGCAAATCTCGAGACGGTTTGAACTTTTTATGCGAACAAAATCTCTCTCACGAAGTAGTAGAATATCTAAATAATCCATTGTCTGTTGATGAAATCAAAGATATTTTGAAAAAACTAAACCTTTCTCCTATCCAATTGGTAAGAAAAAATGAGGCGATATGGAAAGAAAACTTCAAAGACAAAAATCTCTCTGACGAAGAAATTGTCGAAGCTTTGTACGAACACCCTAAATTGATCGAACGCCCTATTTTCATCAAAGGAGACAAAGCTGTGATTGGTCGTCCGTTGGAAAATATCAACACATTATTGTAGATAAAAATAAACAGGAATTCAATATCTTTGCAAAAAAATCAAGAGATTATGAGTGATGTAAAAATTACGATTATCGACCGCAATGGAACAGAACATACCGTAGATGCTCCTACCGATATGAGCATGAATATTATGGAGTTAGTTCGTGCGTATGAATTGGCAGAAGAAGGTACAATTGGGATATGTGGCGGAATGGCTATGTGTGCTTCGTGTCAGTGTTATGTGCTCAACGAAGACGAAATAACGCTACCTGAAAAAAATCCAGATGAAGAGGCTATGCTTTGGGAAGCGTTTAATGTGCAAGAAAATAGTCGATTGGGTTGTCAAATCCATATTACCAACGAAATCGATGGATTGAAAGTGCAACTGGCACCTGAAAGTTAGAATACAAAACAAAGGAAAATATTTATTATGTTACAATTACAATATATAAGAGAAAATCAACAGCGTGTCATCAAAGCACTTGAAAAAAGAAATATCAACGCTACTGAATTGATTGAAAAAGTAGTAGAATTGGACGAAATCCGTCGTGCTACTCAAGTAGAATTAGACAATATTTTGGGCGAATCAAACAAAATTTCTAAGGAAATTGGTCTTTTGATGAAAAATGGCGAAAAAGCCAAAGCCGAATTGTTGAAAGAAAAAACCGTTCAACTAAAAGAGCAAAGTAAAAATTTAACTGAAAAATTGAACGAAACTACTGCGGAGTTGACGGAAGAATTGTATAAAATTCCGAATGTTCCTGCGGATAATGTTCCAGAAGGAAAAAATGCCGATGATAATTTGACGGTTTTTGTAGCAGGTGAAGTTCCAACACTTCACGAAGGTGCATTACCTCACTGGGAATTGGCAAAAAAATACGACATCATCGACTTTGATTTGGGAGCAAAAATCACAGGAGCTGGTTTTCCTGTTTACAAAGGAAAAGGTGCAAAATTGCAAAGAGCTTTGATTTCGTATTTCCTCGACAAAAATACAGAGGTAGGATATAGAGAATTTCAAGTACCGCATTTAATCAACGAAGCATCGGGGTATGGTACTGGGCAATTGCCAGACAAAGAAGGGCAAATGTATCATTGCCAAGTGGATGAT
Coding sequences within it:
- a CDS encoding RHS repeat domain-containing protein translates to MKDKFISLEPVQPSLDRVYYYHGDHLNSSTYVTDDIERPVAYYDYLPFGETMVEHNQTTNFNNGYKFNAKELDEATGMSYYGARYYDSRLSVFVSVDPLAEKYRNIGGYVYTANNPINFIDPDGEEVKITFNKSTRKLLIIDLDHYKKYLPTKYVSAKDYVQGGIRDKNGKLTHNQVLVIENVFSGGKSVNGIVERDPKRPQQKPLPNGNYDLLDNNSDTKHIGWYRLDKQDSSLYNDRDDDTGRDGFRLHLGTESWGCITCDTSKENRYEEWEVLTKILDSTTTSTVPEKRGRQRWNIFSKRIKYGTVEVIGKDNIETKNVKK
- a CDS encoding RHS repeat-associated core domain-containing protein → MSVWISVDPLAEETMTPYQYCSNNPINKVDPTGMADHDYRINKDTGEITLHQLTDDDFDRLLITNKRGENEVAIDNVPKGIL
- a CDS encoding AMP-binding protein, with translation MQLNSNFSINDELFSLDKWKKDGYFWQHSTDTHWIEFSESVKEWLSEEEFVSIHTSGSTGTPKEILLSKKAMFQSARATAEFFQLGEKSQVLLCLSSRYIAGKMMVVRAMVNGWHLVVQPASSTPLQNQDSVFDFVAMVPMQVEHSLHEIEKCRKIIIGGAKLSDKLREQLLSKNVQAFETYGMTETATHIAIKSIDDTVFRSLPHVNISTDHRNCLVIANEFLPDGKITTNDVVDLIGDNSFHWKGRADFIINSGGVKINPEAVEDKLSKYIHRRFFVAGIPDELLGEKVVLIIEGDEYSISEDIFSDLSKYEKPKAVYFINQFLETDTHKILLKQTVETIVKG
- a CDS encoding lysostaphin resistance A-like protein, whose protein sequence is MFLNQVKKDGNSKILYAIGIIAICLFFGANLLASRGMDTADMIATMAKQMGQNMTFFFMLIPFVFLLIGLLIWSILVHKQSITQLITSRENIDFKRIFTAFFTWAVLMICMLGIEYVLDPEKFIIQFDINKFFPLFLIAIILVPIQTTCEELMFRSYMTQGVFALTGVRILAWIIPSVLFGLMHISNPEAQAMGVTVMIYYIGTGLFLGALTLLDEGSELAIGFHAANNLIGSLLVTSSDSVFQVPSVFIYENGLNSTFEIFIPVFVIFPLLLYFFHKRFKFKLSFGKLLSFRG
- the arsC gene encoding arsenate reductase (glutaredoxin) (This arsenate reductase requires both glutathione and glutaredoxin to convert arsenate to arsenite, after which the efflux transporter formed by ArsA and ArsB can extrude the arsenite from the cell, providing resistance.), encoding MIQIIHNPRCSKSRDGLNFLCEQNLSHEVVEYLNNPLSVDEIKDILKKLNLSPIQLVRKNEAIWKENFKDKNLSDEEIVEALYEHPKLIERPIFIKGDKAVIGRPLENINTLL
- a CDS encoding ferredoxin, whose amino-acid sequence is MSDVKITIIDRNGTEHTVDAPTDMSMNIMELVRAYELAEEGTIGICGGMAMCASCQCYVLNEDEITLPEKNPDEEAMLWEAFNVQENSRLGCQIHITNEIDGLKVQLAPES
- the serS gene encoding serine--tRNA ligase — its product is MLQLQYIRENQQRVIKALEKRNINATELIEKVVELDEIRRATQVELDNILGESNKISKEIGLLMKNGEKAKAELLKEKTVQLKEQSKNLTEKLNETTAELTEELYKIPNVPADNVPEGKNADDNLTVFVAGEVPTLHEGALPHWELAKKYDIIDFDLGAKITGAGFPVYKGKGAKLQRALISYFLDKNTEVGYREFQVPHLINEASGYGTGQLPDKEGQMYHCQVDDLYLIPTAEVPVTNLYRDVILQESELPICATGYTPCFRREAGSYGAHVRGLNRLHQFDKVEIVRIEHPEKSYEALDGMVEHVKTILNELKLPYRILRLCGGDMGFTSALTYDFEVFSTAQNRWLEISSVSNFETYQANRLKLRFKGKDGKTQLAHTLNGSSLALPRVIAGILENYQTPEGIVIPEVLRPYCGFDIID